TGGCGACGTCGATCAGGGTGAGATCCCGCTCGGCCGCGAACGTCTCCAGCGCCTCGATCCGGTCGAAGTCGGCCTCGCTCAGCAACTCCGGCCGCGACGCCAGCCGGCTGCCCTCCGGAGCGGCCTGGCCTCGCTTGTACTTGCCCGTCAGCAGCCCGGACGCGAGCGGGAAGAACGGCAGTACACCGATGCCGAGGTGCTCGCAGGCCGGGATCAGCTCGTCCTCGACGTCGCGCTCGAGCAGGGAGTACTGGTTCTGCGCACTGATGAAGTGCTCGGAGCCGGCCGTCCGGGCGGTCCAGTCGGCGTCCACCACCTGCCAGCCGGCGAACTGCGAACTGCCGAGGTAGCGAACCTTGCCTTCGGCAACGAGCTCGGAGAGCGCGGCCAGGGTCTCCTCGATCGGCGTGACCGGGTCGGGGAAGTGCAACTGGTACAGGTCGATCCAGTCCGTCCCGAGCCGCCGCAAGCTCGACTCGACCGCCTTGCGGATGTACCGCCGCGAGCCGCGCACGCCCCAGTCCGGACCGTTCGCACCGTGCATGTCGCCGCCGAACTTGGTCGCGATCACCACGTCACCGCGCCGCTTCCCGAGCGCCTGGCCGAGCAGTTCCTCGCTCGAGCCGTGCTCACCGGCATAGATGTCGGCAGTGTCGAAAAGGGTGATGCCCGCGTCGACCGCCGCGTTCACCACCGCGTCCGCCCGGTCCGCGCCCAGCCTGCGGCCGAGGTTGTTGCAACCCAGCCCGACCACGCTGACGGTCAGGCCGGAGTCGCCGAGCTGCCGGTACTCCATGTCGGTCATGGGCAAACCTTATCGATGCCGCTGCCGTCGTCGACGATCACCGCATAGAGTGCGAGCATGCCGAGCCTTACCGTCGACGGCGCCCGCACCCGGGCCGCCGCGCTCACCGTCCATTCGTACGACGTCGATCTCGACCTGACCCGCGGGGACCGCACCTTCGGTTCCACCACCAGGATCGTGTTCTCGGCGACCAGCCAGTCCAGCTACCTGGACGTCAAACCGGGCGAGCTGCTGTCGGTGACGCTGAACGGCGAGGCCGTCGACGTCGCCGGTCTGGACGACGGACGGCTTCCGCTGACCGGCCTGACCGCGGAGAACGAGGTGGTCGTGGTCGCGTCGATGCTCTACTCCAACGACGGCGAGGGCCTGCACCGCAGTGTGGACGCGGCCGACGGTCTCACCTATCTGTACGCGATGTCGTTCCTGGACGCCGCGCCCCGGATCTTCGCGTGCTTCGACCAGCCCGATCTCAAGGCGCCGTACAAGGTCAAGGTGACCGCGCCGCCGGAGTGGATCGTGCTCGGCAACGGCGCCGCCACCCAGGTGTCACCCGGCCGCTGGGAGCTGGCCGAGACCAAGCCGCTCTCGACGTACTTCGTCACGCTGGTCGCCGGGCCCTACCACCAGCTCCTCGACTCCCACGACGGCATCCCGCTCGGGCTGGTCTCGCGCCAGTCCCTCGCGGAGGCGCTCGACCGCGAGGCCGAGGACATCTTCACCGTCAGCAAGCAGGCCTTCGACGAGTTCCACCGGCTGTTCGGGTACCGCTACCCGTTCGGCGAGTACCACCAGGCGTTCGTCCCGGAGTTCAACGCCGGCGCGATGGAGAACCCGGGCTGCGTGACGTTCCGCGACTCGATGGTCTTCCGCTCCGCGGTCACCGACCAGGAACGCAGCGGCCGGGCCCGAACCGTCGTCCACGAGATGGCGCACCAGTGGTTCGGCGACACCGTGACGATGCAGTGGTGGAACGACCTGTGGCTGAACGAGTCGTTCGCCGAGTACATGGCGCACCGGGTCTCGACCGCGGCGACGAGCTACACCGACAACTGGATCGACTTCGCCTACATCCGCAAGTGGTGGGGGCTGCAGGCCGACCAGCGCTCGTCGACGCACCCGATCGCCGCCGACGCGGTCAAGGACGCACTCGCCTCACTGGACGACTTCGACGGCATCTCCTACGCCAAGGGCGCGGCCGCGCTGAAGCAGCTCGCCGCCTACCTCGGTGACGACATCTTCCTGGCCGGTGTCCGCGCGCACATCACCTCCAACGAGTTCGGCAACGCGACGTTCGCCGACCTGGTCGCGAAGTGGACCGAGGCGGGCGCCGTCGGCCTCGAGGCCTGGGCCCAGAACTGGCTCCGTACGCCGGGCGTCGACACCATCAGCGCCGAGCGGACCCCGACCGGCGTGAAACTGCGCCGGGTCGCGCCGGCCGCCTATCCGGCGAACCGCCCGCACAAGCTCACAGTCGGCGGCTTCGACGAGTCCGGCCAGGCGGTCTCGGTGCCGGTGCTGCTCGACGCCGACGAGGTCGACGTCGACCTGGACCCGACTGTGGCCGTGATCGTCCCGGACGCCGCCGACGACACCTGGGCCAAGATCCGGCTGGACGCCGACAGCCTCGGCCGGCTGACCGCCGTCCTGCCGAAGATCAGGGACGGCGTGACGCGGGCCGTCATCCTGAACAGCCTCCGGGACGCGATCGCGGACGCCGAACTCGATCCGCAACTCGGCTTCGAGGTCGTGCTCGCTGCCCTGCCCCACGAAGACAGCGACATCGCCGTCAACACGATGGTCTCGTGGTGCGTGAACCGGCTGCTCGGCGGCTACCTCCCGTACGAACCGCAGCGCGGGCAGCTCGCGGAGGTTCTCGCGACCCGCGTCGGTTCGACCTCGGCCGGGAGCAGCCTGCAGCTCGCCGTGGTCCGCGGGCTGGTCAAGGTCTCGGCCGACGTGGACCAGCTGAAGGGCTGGCTCGACGGCACCGGCGTACCGGACGGTCTCGCGGTCGATGCCGAACTGCGGTGGGACATCACCCTGCAGCTGGCCCGGCTCGGCGCGATCGGCGACGCGGAGATCGACGCCGAACTCGAGCGCGACCATTCCTCCGAGGGCAAGGTGCACGCCACCGAGTGCCGGGCCGCGCTGCCGACGCCCGAGGCGAAAGAACGCGCCTGGGCCCTGATCGCGACCGACCCCGACGTGGCGAACTACGACCTGTACGCCGCGGCGACGGGCTTCTGGCACCCGAGTCAGGCCGAGGTCACCGCGCCGTACGTCGAGCGGTACTTCGCCGAGATCGCCGGTACCGAGAAGCTCCGGTCGGGCTGGGTGGTGGCCCGCAGCGCGCTGCTCGCGTTCCCCCAGTTCGCGGTCGAGGAATCGGTGGTCCGGCTGGCCGAGGACCTGGTGGCCGACGAGTCCGTCGCGGCCGGGATCAGGCGGGCCGTCAGCGACGAGGCCGATGACCTGAAGCGCGCGCTCGCGGTGCGTTCGGCGTACCCGCAGAACTGATCGGTTTCCGCCCGGACGTCACTGATCGCTGCCTGATCAGGGGTCGTCCGGGCGGGGCCGTTCGCGCTTGTGGGGACGGACCTGCTGTCGAGGTCACGGCCTGTTGTGACTAGTGTGACTGGTGTGACGACAAGGACCCTCCTGAGCAGGCAAGATAGACCGTTGTGACATAACCTCCACAATGACCGGCGGGCACGGCGCGCCGGTCTTGGTGGAGGCGTGGGTGTCGGGAGAGACTGTCAAGAACCGCACAGGAGAACACAGGCAATGCGCGAGGCGAAGCTCGTTGGGCTGAGCCAGGATGGCACCAAGCTCATCCTGGCTGTGGCCGAGACGGGTGAGGAGTTCGCCGTACCGGTCGACGACCGGTTGCGTGCGGCCCTGCGCGGCGACCGTGCCCGACTCGGCCAGCTGGAGATTCAAATGGAGAGCGCGCTCCGCCCACGAGACATCCAGGCTCGGATCCGAGCCGGTGAAAGTCCCGAGGCGGTCGCTGCCGTCGCCCAGATGCCGATCGAACGCGTGATGGCGTTCGCCGGCCCCGTCCTGGCCGAGCGCGACCACGTCGCGAGCCTCGCCCAGCGCGCCTCCGTCCGGCGCCGGGGCGGCGGCGATGCCCCGACCCGCAATCTGGGCGCCTGGGTGACCGAGCGGCTGCGGATCCGCGGTGTCGACCCGGCCACGGCCGAGTGGGACGCGTGGCGCCGCGACGACGGCCGCTGGGCCGTCCGCGTCTCGTACTTCGTCGACGCCGGTGAGGGTGACTCCGGTGACGAGAAGATCGCGATGTTCGCCTACGACGCGCCGGGGCGGTACGCCGTACCGGATGACGACGAGGCGCGGTGGCTGGTCGGTGAGCAGGCGCAGGTGATCGCGCCGCAGCCGACCTCGGAGCGCCGGCTCACCGCGGTCGCCGACTTCGATCTCAGCCTGGCGCCGGATCACGGAGCCGACAGCTACGAAGCCGGCTTCGAAGACACGATCAGCCTGCCGCGCGGGCGTGCCCACCAGTCGGACCGGGACGCGAACCGCGACACCGGCCGCGGCTTCGGACGCGACCTCGCGCCGGAGTACGGGCACGAGCCGGGGCGGGAATTCGGTCGCGGGCCCGGCCGTGATGCCAGCCGGGACGTGCCGCGGTCAGGTGACGGCGAGCGCGGGCCGCGGCGGGTGCACTCGGTGCCCAGCCCGGACGACGAGCCGACGCTGATCGACGTACCGATCGAGCCGCCGCCGGCTGTGCGCCCCGCAGTACGGGCTGTCGAGCGGCCGGCCCAACCTCCCGCCGAGGCGTCTCCGCCCGCGCCGCTGGAAGAGCGCGCGGCCGCCCCCGAGAACCGCTTCACCGAACGCCGGATCGCGCCGGAACGCTCCGCCCCCCACCGCCTGACCGAGGCTCAGCGTGCGGCAGCGGCACCGCAGCAACGCCTGACCGAGGCGCAACGCGCAGCCTCGGCACCACAGCAACGGCAGACGGAGGCTCAGCGTGCTGCCGAGGCCGGACCCCAGCAACGGCTGACTGAAGCTCAGCGTGCGGCTCAGTCGGCGCCGCAGCAGCGACTGACCGAGGCTCAGCGTGCGGTCGAGTCGGCTGAGGAAGGGCGCGGGGGGCCGCGTCCGGCGGATCCGCGGCAGGCGCTACCTGGCGACCCGCGGGAGATGGCGGCGCGCGCGGGCGGTAGCGCCCCGGCGGACCGCTCCGACCGTCCCCGACCCGCCGACCCGCGCGAGACAGCAGCCCGCTCA
The Kribbella voronezhensis DNA segment above includes these coding regions:
- the pepN gene encoding aminopeptidase N produces the protein MPSLTVDGARTRAAALTVHSYDVDLDLTRGDRTFGSTTRIVFSATSQSSYLDVKPGELLSVTLNGEAVDVAGLDDGRLPLTGLTAENEVVVVASMLYSNDGEGLHRSVDAADGLTYLYAMSFLDAAPRIFACFDQPDLKAPYKVKVTAPPEWIVLGNGAATQVSPGRWELAETKPLSTYFVTLVAGPYHQLLDSHDGIPLGLVSRQSLAEALDREAEDIFTVSKQAFDEFHRLFGYRYPFGEYHQAFVPEFNAGAMENPGCVTFRDSMVFRSAVTDQERSGRARTVVHEMAHQWFGDTVTMQWWNDLWLNESFAEYMAHRVSTAATSYTDNWIDFAYIRKWWGLQADQRSSTHPIAADAVKDALASLDDFDGISYAKGAAALKQLAAYLGDDIFLAGVRAHITSNEFGNATFADLVAKWTEAGAVGLEAWAQNWLRTPGVDTISAERTPTGVKLRRVAPAAYPANRPHKLTVGGFDESGQAVSVPVLLDADEVDVDLDPTVAVIVPDAADDTWAKIRLDADSLGRLTAVLPKIRDGVTRAVILNSLRDAIADAELDPQLGFEVVLAALPHEDSDIAVNTMVSWCVNRLLGGYLPYEPQRGQLAEVLATRVGSTSAGSSLQLAVVRGLVKVSADVDQLKGWLDGTGVPDGLAVDAELRWDITLQLARLGAIGDAEIDAELERDHSSEGKVHATECRAALPTPEAKERAWALIATDPDVANYDLYAAATGFWHPSQAEVTAPYVERYFAEIAGTEKLRSGWVVARSALLAFPQFAVEESVVRLAEDLVADESVAAGIRRAVSDEADDLKRALAVRSAYPQN
- the sepH gene encoding septation protein SepH, yielding MREAKLVGLSQDGTKLILAVAETGEEFAVPVDDRLRAALRGDRARLGQLEIQMESALRPRDIQARIRAGESPEAVAAVAQMPIERVMAFAGPVLAERDHVASLAQRASVRRRGGGDAPTRNLGAWVTERLRIRGVDPATAEWDAWRRDDGRWAVRVSYFVDAGEGDSGDEKIAMFAYDAPGRYAVPDDDEARWLVGEQAQVIAPQPTSERRLTAVADFDLSLAPDHGADSYEAGFEDTISLPRGRAHQSDRDANRDTGRGFGRDLAPEYGHEPGREFGRGPGRDASRDVPRSGDGERGPRRVHSVPSPDDEPTLIDVPIEPPPAVRPAVRAVERPAQPPAEASPPAPLEERAAAPENRFTERRIAPERSAPHRLTEAQRAAAAPQQRLTEAQRAASAPQQRQTEAQRAAEAGPQQRLTEAQRAAQSAPQQRLTEAQRAVESAEEGRGGPRPADPRQALPGDPREMAARAGGSAPADRSDRPRPADPRETAARSGGTSNQPDAGRSDADQLGAGRSEAAGLGSAQPGAAGVSRETADRSGSGVADAGEQAAPAAEAEPKKKPAKRASKRASVPSWDEIMFGKKAD
- a CDS encoding aldo/keto reductase, with the translated sequence MTDMEYRQLGDSGLTVSVVGLGCNNLGRRLGADRADAVVNAAVDAGITLFDTADIYAGEHGSSEELLGQALGKRRGDVVIATKFGGDMHGANGPDWGVRGSRRYIRKAVESSLRRLGTDWIDLYQLHFPDPVTPIEETLAALSELVAEGKVRYLGSSQFAGWQVVDADWTARTAGSEHFISAQNQYSLLERDVEDELIPACEHLGIGVLPFFPLASGLLTGKYKRGQAAPEGSRLASRPELLSEADFDRIEALETFAAERDLTLIDVAIGGLAAQPAVASVIAGATSPEQVEQNVAAGLWSPTAQDLAALDELT